A region of Panthera uncia isolate 11264 chromosome D4, Puncia_PCG_1.0, whole genome shotgun sequence DNA encodes the following proteins:
- the LRRC19 gene encoding leucine-rich repeat-containing protein 19 encodes MKTTCITILFWPLSRLLLSDDSQSSRTEVKYNFTEMNYSLIPVDINKNITILDLSYNQISLNVTDIRVLQTYFLLTELYLIENNIIMLYNNSFGNLSNLEILNMCTNSIHIIQQDAFIGLNKLKQLHLCQNKIFQLNPDIFVPLKNLILLNLQGNLISYFDVPRMFHLESIILYGNPWNCSCSLLNLQKWLNTSNVTLENENITTCAYPDILKRYSITTVPYNAECYSKFSPPINEDLYNHSQSINNSTFNSSLNNLKNSEHKLLGKSWAFLLGVVVTVLMTSFLIFIAIKCPIWYNFLLSYNHHRLEEHEAETYEDGFTGNSSSLSQASHTNSEETTVIFEQLHSFVIDDDGFIEDKYIDTHELREEN; translated from the exons ATGAAAACTACATGCATCACAATCTTGTTTTGGCCCCTCTCCAGGCTATTGTTATCAGATGACAGCCAGTCTTCTAGAACA gaagtCAAATATAATTTCACTGAAATGAATTATTCGTTGATTCCAGTGGATATCAATAAAAACATTACTATACTTGATCTCAGTTATAACCAAATTTCTCTGAATGTTACAGACATAAGGGTTCTACAGACCTATTTTTTACTCACTGAACTCTATTTGATTGAGAACAATatcattatgttatataataACAGCTTTGGTAACCTCTCCAacctagaaattttaaatatgtgtacaaACTCCATCCACATAATTCAACAGGATGCGTTCATAGgcttaaataaactaaaacagttacatctctgtcaaaacaaaatatttcaactGAATCCTGATATATTTGTGCCTCTAAAAAACCTAATACTTCTGAATCTGCAAGGTAATTTGATAAGCTATTTTGATGTACCACGAATGTTTCATCTGGAATCAATAATTTTATATGGAAATCCATGGAACTGCTCTTGTAGTCTACTGAATTTGCAGAAATGGTTGAACACCTCAAATGTGACACTAG AAAATGAGAACATCACCACATGTGCCTACCCAGATATCCTGAAACGCTATAGTATCACAACAGTACCATACAATGCTGAGTGTTACTCAAAATTTTCTCCACCTATAAATGAAGATCTTTATAACCACTCTCAGTCCATTAACAATTCAACATTTAACAGCTCTTTgaacaacttaaaaaattcag AACATAAACTTCTTGGAAAAAGCTGGGCTTTTCTTCTCGGTGTGGTAGTCACTGTACTGATGACTTCAttcctcatttttattgctaTCAAATGCCCAATATGGTATAATTTTCTGCTTAGTTACAATCATCATCGCCTGGAAGAGCATGAAGCAGAAACCTATGAAGACGGTTTTACTGGAAATTCAAGTTCTCTTTCACAGGCCTCACATACAAACTCTGAAGAAACTACAGTAATATTTGAACAACTACATTCATTTGTAATAGACGATGATGGGTTTATTGAAGACAAATATATAGATACTCATGAATTACGTGAAGAAAATTAA